Within the Gammaproteobacteria bacterium genome, the region GTGGTGTCGCATGCGGCGGGCAGCACTTGTGCGTCGGCGCGCCAAATGACGAATTGCCTGGAAATTCAACATTCAACGGATTGTCTCTAGCAAGAATTCTCGTTCTTGGCAGGGACGCTAATGGCACCACAGGAGGGGTGTCGTGCTGCGGGCAACCGGACCGGGGGGGCGCTAAAGGCTGAAATTCTCCCCCAGGTACACCTCTCGGACGCGCTGGTCCGCGAGTACGGCATCCGGTTCTCCCTGGGCGATGATGCCTCCCTCGTTCAGGATATAGGCACGACGGCAGATACCGAGGGTCTCGCGCACGTTGTGGTCGGTGATCAGTACCCCGATCCCCCGGTCAACCATGTGCGAGATGATCTGCTGAATGTCGATGACCGAGATCGGATCGACGCCCGCGAAGGGCTCGTCCAGCAGGATGAATGCCGGTTCGAGCGCCAGGGCGCGGGCAATCTCCACCCGGCGCCGCTCCCCGCCCGACAGGCTGATTCCCTTGCTGCGGGCGATGTGTCCGACCTGCAGCTCGTCCAGCAGGCGCTCCAGGGCGGCATTTCGTCCCCGGAGATCGAGGTCACGGCGGGTTTCCAGGGCGGCGAGGACGTTGTCACGCACGGAGAGGTTGCGAAATACCGAGGCCTCCTGGGGCAGGTAGCCCACCCCGAGCCGCGCCCGGACGTGCATCGGCAGGTCCGTGATCGGGCGGTCGTTGAGCAGGATCCTTCCCGCGTCGCAACGGACGAGTCCGACGATCATATAGAAGCAGGTGGTCTTGCCGGCCCCGTTAGGACCCAGGAGCCCGACGACCTCGCCACTCGACACGCGCATGGAAACCCCGTCCACCACCGGCCGGTTGCGGAATCGTTTCGTGAGGTCCTGAGCGCTCAGGACCGGCATGGACTGTGCGTGACCTGGCGACTGCAGGCACAGGCGAGCGGACTACGGCGCCTCATTCTTTCTGCCGGGCAGGATGGTCATTCGGACCCGGCCCTTGCCTCCGGGTTCTCCCGCATCGACGACCTCCGAGGGGATGTGATAGTAAATCCGGTCGCTCTCGATCGTGTTATCCGCCTTGGTCACGGTGGCACTGCGGAGCAGCAGCAGGGTCTCCTCACGTGCCTTGTATTTCATGTATTCCGACTGCGCGTCGAGCGGTTCCCCGTCTTCGTGCACCATGTGAAAGGTCGCCGGATCCCCTTCGGAAACCAGCTCCGACACCTCGCCTCCGCGCAGGACGACGGTGACGATGTCTCCCGTGAGCACGCGGCTGCCCTGGACGGCCCGAACATTTCCCCGATAGATCGCGGTCTCGGTCTGGTCGCGGAACTCCGCGCTGTCTGCCTCGATCTCCAGCGGCCGATCGCGGTCGCTGTCCAGCGCGAAGGATGCTAGCGGCCCCGACAGGGATAGCGCTGCCGCGACTGCCGCCGCGAGACGAACGATGCGCGGCATCGGGACGGCCCTGAGGGAATTCACGGCTTGGGTCCGTCAGCTCGGGGATCGGCCAGCGGGTTCGCGAGATAGGTGCTGCGTACGTCGCGGTGCAGGTTGACGATCCCCCGGTCCATGTCGATGTCTGCGCCCATGCCCTCGATTCGGTAACCCTCGCCGACGGTCAGGACCGGCTGGTCGGTCAGGCCTTCGCGCCGCTGCGGAAACACGTGGACGTCGCTCGTGTACACGGTATAGCCGCTGCGCTTACCCGAATCGGGCTGTGTGATGCGGGCCTCGCCGAGCAGCTGGACCTCGTTGCGGTCCGAGGCCAGCCAGGCGCGTTCGGATCGCACCGTCATCGCGGCCTGACCGGGGTTGAACACCTGCATCAGCGGTGCCTCCAGTTCCATCGTGTCGTCGTCCGCGAAGCGTGTCATCGTCGGGGCAACGATCCGGTAGGACGGCAGGCCGTCTTCGCCGAAGACCTGCAGGGTGACGCCTTCCATTTGCATCGAGGCCACATGGGGTGTCTCCTCAGGCGGGGTGAAGGCCATATCCAGACGCAGTTGCTGTAGCCAGAGCGCCAGACCGAATACACCTGTGGCCAGTCCCGCATAGAGCAGTGCCTGCCTAAAACCGCCCATTGGGACACGCAGCGCCTCGGCACTTGCGGAACGTCACTTCAGGTAGCTCTCGAGCGCCTCGTTGAGCACCCCCTGGGCCTCCATGATCATCTCGCAGACCTCGCGTCCCGCGCCTCGCCCGCCCCCGCTGGCGGTCACCCAGTCGGCGTGCCGTTTCACCAGGGGGTGTGCGTCGTGAACCGC harbors:
- the lptB gene encoding LPS export ABC transporter ATP-binding protein, with amino-acid sequence MPVLSAQDLTKRFRNRPVVDGVSMRVSSGEVVGLLGPNGAGKTTCFYMIVGLVRCDAGRILLNDRPITDLPMHVRARLGVGYLPQEASVFRNLSVRDNVLAALETRRDLDLRGRNAALERLLDELQVGHIARSKGISLSGGERRRVEIARALALEPAFILLDEPFAGVDPISVIDIQQIISHMVDRGIGVLITDHNVRETLGICRRAYILNEGGIIAQGEPDAVLADQRVREVYLGENFSL
- the lptA gene encoding lipopolysaccharide transport periplasmic protein LptA; amino-acid sequence: MNSLRAVPMPRIVRLAAAVAAALSLSGPLASFALDSDRDRPLEIEADSAEFRDQTETAIYRGNVRAVQGSRVLTGDIVTVVLRGGEVSELVSEGDPATFHMVHEDGEPLDAQSEYMKYKAREETLLLLRSATVTKADNTIESDRIYYHIPSEVVDAGEPGGKGRVRMTILPGRKNEAP
- the lptC gene encoding LPS export ABC transporter periplasmic protein LptC, which translates into the protein MGGFRQALLYAGLATGVFGLALWLQQLRLDMAFTPPEETPHVASMQMEGVTLQVFGEDGLPSYRIVAPTMTRFADDDTMELEAPLMQVFNPGQAAMTVRSERAWLASDRNEVQLLGEARITQPDSGKRSGYTVYTSDVHVFPQRREGLTDQPVLTVGEGYRIEGMGADIDMDRGIVNLHRDVRSTYLANPLADPRADGPKP